The following are encoded together in the Candidatus Methylomirabilis oxygeniifera genome:
- a CDS encoding Outer membrane protein, OmpA/MotB family: MSEETEKNDNRPRKIVKKKGGHGGHHGGAWKVAYADFVTAMMALFIVLWIVGQSKSTKEAIAGYFKDPSNFSKGGSPGGLQSKGSIGVLSKGGDPVVVAQQASQTMSPEGSEDTQKSPEDKEQDRIHLEEAAEQFRQVIQRVPTLQALQGQIRIEITSEGLRVQLIEGNRDSFFDLGSSRLKPVTRQLLAAIAHEVAKLPNQVVVEGHTDARPYSGNTGRDYSNWELSTDRANSARRTMEEVGLRRNQVSRVIGYADQHLFNPTDPLDTANRRISILVRYLAAPTEAPAPSVGLRTDLPANPATKGKS; this comes from the coding sequence ATGAGCGAAGAGACAGAGAAGAACGACAACAGGCCACGTAAGATCGTCAAGAAAAAGGGCGGCCACGGCGGCCATCACGGGGGCGCATGGAAGGTGGCCTATGCCGACTTCGTGACCGCGATGATGGCCCTGTTTATCGTGCTCTGGATCGTCGGCCAGAGTAAGTCGACAAAGGAGGCGATAGCCGGTTACTTCAAAGACCCATCCAACTTCTCAAAAGGCGGCTCGCCTGGCGGCCTCCAGTCCAAGGGGAGCATCGGGGTCCTGTCTAAAGGAGGCGATCCCGTCGTCGTCGCTCAGCAGGCGAGTCAAACGATGTCTCCTGAGGGATCGGAAGACACCCAAAAATCGCCCGAGGATAAGGAGCAAGATCGGATACACCTCGAGGAGGCGGCGGAACAGTTCAGACAGGTCATCCAGCGCGTCCCAACGCTGCAAGCGCTTCAAGGACAGATCCGGATCGAGATTACCAGCGAGGGGCTTCGCGTCCAACTGATCGAAGGCAATCGGGACAGTTTTTTCGATCTCGGCTCGTCCAGACTGAAGCCGGTAACCCGTCAACTGTTGGCGGCTATCGCGCATGAGGTAGCTAAGCTTCCCAACCAGGTGGTCGTCGAAGGGCATACTGATGCCCGCCCGTACAGTGGGAATACCGGACGGGACTACTCGAACTGGGAGCTTTCGACAGACCGAGCCAATAGCGCCAGACGCACGATGGAGGAGGTGGGGCTCAGGCGTAACCAGGTCTCCAGGGTGATCGGATATGCGGACCAACACCTGTTTAATCCAACAGACCCGCTCGATACGGCCAATCGCCGGATCAGTATCCTGGTGCGGTACCTGGCCGCACCGACTGAAGCTCCCGCTCCTTCGGTAGGGCTCAGAACAGACTTACCAGCCAATCCGGCCACCAAGGGAAAGAGCTAG
- a CDS encoding putative response regulator in two-component reguatory system, sigma54 dependent transcriptional regulator (Evidence 3 : Function proposed based on presence of conserved amino acid motif, structural feature or limited homology; Product type pr : putative regulator) translates to MALILVADDEKNLRLTLTDALQREGHTVLTAADGAETIDICQRLSPDLILLDLILPDVNGIQLLKRIWRAGGPPIIIMTAYGEVRSAVEAMKHHAYDYICKPFDLDELRLILHRVLEEVRTRQEVERLHGIGEGAYRCGVFVRKSEAADALWQVVKRVAASSTRIVLLSGETGTGKELVAKALHYESQRRAHPFVDVNCAAIAENLFESELFGHERGAFTDAKGAKRGLAEVSHHGTLFLDEIGEMALGLQAKFLRFLEDWKFRRVGGVHDLHVDVRVVAASNRDLKELVAKGRFREDLFYRLNAIQIAIPPLRERRADILPLAEFFLQSSNAVFGKKIRGLTPDVERRFERYDWPGNVRHLRNVVDYLVMMETEEYIHPIHLPSEITEVGVTREAPIIDVPAASLMPCSFDQAWDRPVDSVKGSSLHSLAEVERAYIGRILKEVGGNKTEAAKVLGISRQTLRTKLTHDSQYNSGSLGKTITPDAD, encoded by the coding sequence ATGGCCCTTATCCTTGTAGCGGATGATGAGAAGAATCTGAGACTGACGCTGACCGATGCCTTGCAGCGGGAAGGACACACCGTGCTCACGGCTGCGGATGGCGCCGAGACGATTGACATTTGCCAACGACTTTCTCCGGATCTGATTCTGCTCGACCTCATTCTGCCGGACGTGAACGGTATTCAGCTTTTGAAGCGGATCTGGAGGGCCGGCGGCCCACCGATCATCATCATGACCGCCTATGGCGAGGTCCGGAGCGCCGTAGAGGCGATGAAACACCACGCCTACGATTATATCTGTAAGCCGTTTGATCTGGATGAGCTGAGGCTGATTTTGCATCGTGTACTGGAAGAGGTGCGGACCCGCCAGGAGGTGGAACGCCTGCACGGGATCGGCGAGGGGGCGTACCGATGCGGGGTATTCGTCAGGAAATCCGAGGCGGCCGACGCGTTGTGGCAGGTGGTGAAGCGAGTCGCTGCCAGTTCGACCCGTATCGTGTTACTCAGCGGCGAGACCGGGACCGGAAAGGAGCTGGTGGCGAAAGCCCTGCACTACGAATCGCAGCGGCGCGCGCATCCCTTTGTCGATGTCAACTGTGCCGCCATCGCCGAGAACCTGTTCGAGAGCGAGCTGTTCGGGCATGAACGCGGCGCCTTTACAGACGCGAAAGGCGCCAAGCGAGGTCTGGCGGAGGTAAGCCACCATGGGACGCTCTTTCTGGATGAGATCGGCGAGATGGCGCTGGGACTTCAGGCGAAGTTCCTTCGCTTCCTCGAGGACTGGAAGTTTCGTCGGGTTGGGGGGGTGCATGATCTGCATGTCGATGTGCGGGTCGTGGCGGCAAGTAACCGCGACCTCAAGGAGTTGGTCGCAAAAGGGAGGTTTCGGGAGGATCTCTTCTACCGACTGAACGCGATACAGATCGCCATTCCCCCTCTGCGTGAGCGTCGGGCCGACATCTTGCCGCTGGCGGAATTTTTCCTCCAGTCGAGCAATGCCGTTTTTGGGAAGAAGATTCGAGGGTTGACGCCGGATGTCGAGCGACGATTCGAGCGGTATGATTGGCCTGGGAATGTCCGGCACCTCAGGAATGTTGTCGATTATCTGGTGATGATGGAGACGGAAGAGTACATCCACCCGATTCATCTGCCGTCGGAGATTACCGAAGTCGGAGTCACCCGAGAGGCCCCGATCATCGATGTGCCTGCCGCTTCCCTGATGCCCTGTTCCTTCGACCAGGCCTGGGATAGACCGGTCGATAGCGTCAAAGGCAGTTCGCTGCACAGTCTGGCTGAGGTGGAACGGGCTTATATCGGCCGGATCCTTAAGGAAGTCGGCGGGAACAAGACAGAGGCGGCCAAGGTACTGGGGATCTCACGGCAGACACTGCGAACCAAGCTCACCCATGATTCTCAATACAATTCCGGAAGCCTCGGGAAAACCATCACACCCGACGCTGACTGA
- a CDS encoding putative Histidine kinase (Evidence 3 : Function proposed based on presence of conserved amino acid motif, structural feature or limited homology; Product type pe : putative enzyme) — MDRVAVLGEQRSTVDLVATAFEYQGVEVSRIGRQSDVVATLANKPYLLIIFCLERMESIELKGVSRLVAASPDTPIVPAVFTLRLDIALAAIRLGAFDVLVLPSTAEVVRNLLVRTRLYRQKTVLRHLGIFSQFSSWFAHEVRNPLAGILNSAQLLHEESASSALVRRRLGIIIEEGHRLEQFLRRMTEFGRTHRGRPLSTSLNAVVEQVLARAEPQLQRQRIQLRRDLDPRMPEVLIDITQMETAVSRLIANAATAMPGGGVMTVFTRHRPDEQAIDLEVTDTDCETGLERERQLSGLRDSSGLKEAGLGLVAALQTFVDHGGDMLLRILPGQGCSIVARLPLNGRSGRP, encoded by the coding sequence ATGGATCGGGTTGCGGTACTGGGGGAGCAGAGATCCACGGTAGACTTGGTGGCCACTGCTTTCGAATACCAGGGCGTAGAAGTCAGTAGAATTGGTCGCCAATCCGACGTTGTGGCAACTCTTGCGAACAAGCCCTATCTCCTTATAATCTTTTGCCTGGAGAGGATGGAGAGTATAGAGCTGAAGGGCGTTTCCCGCCTGGTTGCCGCCTCCCCAGACACGCCGATCGTACCGGCCGTGTTCACGCTACGCCTCGACATAGCACTTGCGGCGATTCGGCTCGGGGCATTTGATGTGCTGGTCCTTCCTTCGACTGCAGAAGTTGTCAGGAATCTCCTGGTCAGGACGCGCCTTTACCGGCAGAAGACGGTGCTGCGCCACCTGGGGATCTTCTCACAGTTCTCGAGTTGGTTTGCTCACGAAGTAAGGAATCCGCTTGCCGGGATTCTGAACAGTGCCCAGTTGCTGCATGAAGAGTCCGCCTCTTCAGCTCTTGTCCGGCGTCGCCTGGGGATCATCATTGAAGAGGGACATCGTCTGGAGCAGTTCTTGAGACGCATGACGGAGTTTGGACGGACCCATCGGGGACGGCCCCTTTCGACCTCTCTGAACGCGGTAGTGGAGCAGGTGCTGGCCCGCGCTGAGCCGCAACTTCAGCGACAGAGGATTCAACTGAGACGAGATCTCGACCCGCGAATGCCGGAGGTCCTGATCGACATCACGCAGATGGAGACCGCCGTCTCTCGTCTGATTGCCAATGCTGCCACAGCGATGCCGGGCGGCGGTGTGATGACGGTCTTCACTCGTCATCGACCCGATGAGCAGGCGATCGATTTGGAGGTGACCGACACCGATTGTGAGACCGGTCTGGAGCGGGAGCGGCAGCTTTCCGGTTTGCGTGATTCGTCCGGACTCAAGGAAGCCGGATTGGGGTTGGTCGCGGCGCTGCAGACCTTCGTCGACCACGGGGGCGACATGCTGCTCCGCATCCTGCCTGGTCAGGGGTGCAGTATCGTGGCGCGGCTGCCTCTTAATGGGCGGTCAGGACGACCCTGA
- a CDS encoding protein of unknown function (Evidence 5 : No homology to any previously reported sequences): MATNSTDFYALVFESSGHQVYRGSLLPQYRNPIHKPEALPHVSPLFVVREEAVTDLPAVWTQI, encoded by the coding sequence TTGGCGACCAATTCTACTGACTTCTACGCCCTGGTATTCGAAAGCAGTGGCCACCAAGTCTACCGTGGATCTCTGCTCCCCCAGTACCGCAACCCGATCCATAAGCCGGAAGCTCTACCTCATGTATCTCCTCTCTTCGTCGTACGAGAGGAGGCAGTGACGGATCTGCCCGCTGTCTGGACTCAGATATGA
- a CDS encoding protein of unknown function (Evidence 5 : No homology to any previously reported sequences), producing MGKRSTFPPRGDPAGTLGIAVFTWALPGKIAWVRVIRKRRECG from the coding sequence ATGGGTAAGAGGAGCACTTTTCCCCCTCGTGGAGACCCTGCCGGCACGCTGGGGATTGCTGTCTTTACTTGGGCACTACCGGGAAAGATCGCGTGGGTCCGGGTGATACGGAAAAGGAGAGAGTGCGGCTAA
- a CDS encoding putative Response regulator receiver modulated metal dependent phosphohydrolase (Evidence 3 : Function proposed based on presence of conserved amino acid motif, structural feature or limited homology) — translation MAEELRVLVAEDNPDILELLGELLEAEQCRVTLCPDGASALTQIAAEPFHLILSDITMPGASGLEILDRSSAMAVGIPVVLISGNVDLEVALFALRRGAFDCLLKPFHLDDIRDLVRRVQQLRGLTENGAGEPMARASKPNGHRPQEILIRKNRALQLIAQSGRVLGGTHDLGRLMATILELAMRGTGAELGALLVMSEAEERLRVTASKGFGDTVKPGDEVESMDELWVVAGLPPGSASTVVPLIVKGRHVGGMALASRHSSGSFLAADREMLDILAQQASMAIENVSLYTAVESSVFEGMRALVATLEAKDPYTEGHSLRLARVAVAICRQMELGSHVENLVRYAGALHDIGKVGIPDAILRKPGRLTPEEYERMKEHPVLSWKILLPFSFLQEEAIIVRHHHEWINGNGYPDGLSGSALPLASRILAAADAYDAMTTTRPYRTPRAPEQAVEELRRCAGFQFDSDVVEALAALSPFPYHPDPRDLSR, via the coding sequence ATGGCAGAGGAGTTGCGGGTGTTGGTTGCTGAGGACAATCCGGATATCCTGGAGCTCCTTGGAGAACTCCTGGAGGCGGAACAGTGCCGGGTGACTCTGTGCCCGGATGGAGCGTCAGCCCTGACGCAGATTGCCGCGGAGCCGTTTCACCTCATTCTGAGCGATATCACGATGCCTGGCGCCTCCGGCCTTGAGATTCTCGACCGATCGAGCGCCATGGCCGTCGGCATTCCGGTTGTTCTGATCTCGGGGAACGTCGATCTGGAGGTCGCGCTTTTTGCGCTCCGGCGCGGCGCCTTCGACTGTCTGCTCAAGCCGTTTCACCTGGACGATATCCGGGATCTCGTTCGGCGCGTCCAGCAACTGCGCGGTCTGACGGAGAACGGGGCCGGGGAGCCAATGGCCAGAGCGTCGAAACCGAACGGTCATCGACCTCAAGAGATCCTGATCAGGAAGAATCGCGCCCTTCAGTTGATTGCGCAGTCCGGTAGGGTGCTGGGTGGAACCCACGACCTCGGACGACTCATGGCAACAATTCTGGAACTGGCCATGCGGGGCACCGGAGCAGAACTGGGAGCGCTCTTAGTCATGTCGGAGGCTGAAGAGAGACTGAGGGTGACCGCGAGTAAGGGCTTCGGCGATACCGTGAAGCCTGGCGATGAGGTAGAGAGTATGGACGAACTGTGGGTTGTCGCGGGTCTTCCGCCAGGGAGTGCGTCAACCGTGGTTCCGCTGATCGTGAAGGGGCGGCACGTCGGCGGAATGGCGCTGGCCAGCCGGCACAGTTCCGGTTCATTCTTAGCGGCGGACCGCGAGATGCTGGATATTCTCGCCCAACAAGCTTCCATGGCGATCGAGAATGTATCCCTCTACACGGCGGTCGAATCGAGCGTCTTTGAGGGGATGCGCGCCCTGGTTGCAACGCTTGAGGCCAAGGATCCGTATACCGAGGGACACTCGTTGCGATTGGCCAGGGTTGCTGTGGCGATCTGTCGGCAGATGGAGCTGGGAAGCCACGTCGAAAATCTGGTCCGATACGCGGGGGCTCTCCACGACATCGGCAAGGTCGGGATCCCTGATGCCATTCTCAGGAAACCCGGACGGCTTACGCCTGAGGAATACGAGCGAATGAAAGAACACCCCGTACTAAGCTGGAAGATCCTACTGCCGTTCAGTTTCCTTCAGGAAGAGGCGATAATTGTTCGACATCACCACGAGTGGATCAACGGTAATGGCTATCCTGACGGACTTTCCGGGTCGGCGCTCCCGCTGGCGTCTAGAATCCTGGCCGCAGCCGATGCCTACGATGCCATGACCACCACACGCCCATATCGGACGCCACGAGCGCCTGAGCAGGCCGTTGAAGAACTTCGTCGTTGTGCAGGCTTTCAGTTCGACAGCGATGTCGTCGAAGCCTTAGCCGCACTCTCTCCTTTTCCGTATCACCCGGACCCACGCGATCTTTCCCGGTAG
- a CDS encoding putative Response regulator receiver protein (Evidence 3 : Function proposed based on presence of conserved amino acid motif, structural feature or limited homology), with product MTEPDVTAGPYSLLIVDDDELVLSVLSDLLAREAWHHISTAADPRTALELLRNEPFDLLITDYRMPGMTGLDLIREATRLQPDLIGILVTGFVWPDAAAEATEAGAYDLMLKPLNIGEVCVRVRNACERIRLVRENRRCRRELEQAMRTTTRDAQRMTPSEAIAEISLFPPNLSFAAKGTRKDEQMLNQLERLGKLYQMGLLTKEEFVLSKSKLFGRT from the coding sequence ATGACAGAGCCGGACGTGACGGCTGGGCCGTACTCGCTGCTCATCGTCGATGATGATGAACTGGTCCTGTCGGTTCTCTCCGATCTTCTGGCGCGCGAGGCGTGGCATCACATCTCCACTGCCGCCGATCCGCGAACGGCCTTGGAGCTGTTACGGAATGAGCCGTTCGATCTGCTCATTACCGACTACCGCATGCCCGGGATGACGGGACTCGACCTCATTCGCGAAGCGACGCGCCTACAACCCGATCTGATCGGAATTCTGGTTACAGGATTCGTGTGGCCTGACGCGGCTGCTGAGGCAACGGAGGCCGGTGCGTACGATCTGATGCTCAAGCCGCTGAACATTGGAGAGGTCTGCGTCAGGGTTCGGAACGCCTGCGAACGAATCCGGCTGGTACGAGAAAACCGCCGCTGTCGACGTGAGTTGGAACAGGCGATGCGGACGACCACGCGAGATGCTCAGCGAATGACACCGTCAGAGGCTATTGCGGAGATCAGTCTTTTCCCTCCCAACCTGTCTTTCGCCGCTAAGGGGACGCGGAAGGACGAGCAGATGCTGAACCAATTGGAACGACTGGGGAAGCTCTATCAGATGGGCCTCTTGACGAAGGAGGAGTTCGTGCTGAGCAAAAGCAAGTTGTTCGGCCGGACCTAA
- a CDS encoding protein of unknown function (Evidence 5 : No homology to any previously reported sequences) translates to MRIDQVRILEVVRAYEKSRAGVGRRQEQDADTYPAVRDEVLISTEAKRRQILDRVLGQVVERLKSLPPSEIRLPDIDAVLEEAAQDIGRAPLDPEEKAHLRETGLADLRRARALR, encoded by the coding sequence ATGCGAATCGATCAGGTCCGGATACTCGAGGTGGTGAGGGCGTACGAGAAGAGCCGTGCGGGCGTCGGCAGGCGTCAGGAGCAGGATGCCGATACCTACCCGGCCGTTCGCGACGAGGTCCTCATTTCCACCGAAGCGAAGCGACGGCAGATCCTGGATCGAGTCTTGGGACAGGTGGTCGAGCGCCTAAAGAGTCTTCCGCCGTCGGAGATCCGTCTTCCGGACATCGACGCGGTCCTCGAGGAGGCGGCTCAGGATATCGGGCGAGCGCCGCTGGACCCAGAGGAGAAGGCGCATCTCCGTGAGACGGGCCTTGCCGACCTTCGCAGGGCGAGGGCTTTGCGGTGA
- a CDS encoding protein of unknown function (Evidence 5 : No homology to any previously reported sequences) yields MNAEETTRQHDEILELTLQQREAIGSGDLEGLLALLARRETLLASLAAQDGVRCQTWRRQIAELDSANEAALLAWREQAAVELASIRRGRTGLGGYRACAPAENAFIDRIS; encoded by the coding sequence GTGAACGCTGAAGAGACGACGCGACAGCATGACGAGATCCTTGAGCTGACGCTGCAACAGCGTGAGGCCATTGGGAGCGGCGATCTGGAGGGGCTGCTCGCGCTCCTCGCTCGTCGGGAGACTCTTCTGGCGTCTTTGGCTGCGCAGGACGGAGTAAGGTGCCAGACGTGGCGGCGGCAGATTGCGGAGTTGGATAGCGCAAATGAGGCCGCCCTGCTTGCCTGGCGCGAGCAGGCGGCGGTTGAACTGGCCTCAATCCGGCGCGGACGGACCGGACTTGGAGGCTATCGGGCCTGCGCTCCGGCCGAGAACGCATTCATCGATCGGATCTCCTGA
- a CDS encoding conserved protein of unknown function (Evidence 4 : Homologs of previously reported genes of unknown function) — translation MANIGHESKPIEPMMGVRSSGGEISAPLPPERGSHKAAGSGASSLATLEVAMPDLKKVLENLSPHQNVGLAYVIDRESHSVIIKVIDRDTNEVIRQVPSEEMTKLRAVMRGLFGLLFKAEA, via the coding sequence ATGGCAAATATAGGTCACGAGAGCAAGCCGATCGAGCCGATGATGGGGGTCAGATCATCCGGAGGCGAGATCAGCGCACCGTTACCGCCGGAGAGGGGAAGCCACAAGGCGGCCGGATCGGGAGCGTCTTCTCTCGCAACGCTGGAGGTCGCCATGCCCGATCTGAAAAAGGTCTTAGAGAACCTCAGCCCGCACCAGAATGTCGGGCTCGCCTACGTCATCGACCGGGAGAGCCACAGCGTGATTATCAAGGTGATCGACCGCGATACGAACGAGGTGATACGGCAGGTCCCTTCGGAAGAGATGACGAAACTGAGAGCCGTGATGAGGGGTCTCTTCGGATTACTGTTCAAGGCCGAGGCATAG
- a CDS encoding protein of unknown function (Evidence 5 : No homology to any previously reported sequences), whose protein sequence is MAITEILSASAFQLNIEALVSSVMTVERRPLAGLQSDQMTLSRRSATLSDLKSALSALRTKAQALAQVGTLSPFQVKAVSSSNTSVATATASTSALAAVHALSVSQLAKSSTVVSKQLTSTGTDVAAAEGAGEKSLKVTYDGTDPATSGTAVTVNVTLNAGDTNSTILTNLATAINNDATLGAKVSASVVNDTSGTSRLVLTSKQTGLANKVRTADATGTLLSAIELNSEIASSGTAGGYLFADATLDAKFKLDGLDMTRSSNSVSDVLTGVTINLLGLSASDVTLTVSQDKSAIKASVQEFLDAYNKALTFLRERIAVTVSTTTSGTSSTEVNSVIRGALASETTYVSLVSNLRSDVGSSVSGVQTGNPALLAEVGITAASNGTLSISDTSKFESAIATKLSGLIDLFALGGGVSTRLIARLDGFVNAGALIDGGLSSVTSKTNNINQQITRLQERLDKREVALRKQLLGLQKALSVLSAQRFILE, encoded by the coding sequence AGCGCTCGTATCGAGTGTCATGACCGTTGAGCGGCGACCGCTGGCCGGATTGCAGTCCGATCAGATGACGCTCTCACGCCGGTCTGCGACGCTCAGCGACCTCAAGAGTGCGCTGAGCGCGCTGCGAACCAAGGCTCAGGCCCTGGCCCAGGTGGGAACGCTGTCGCCCTTTCAAGTCAAGGCGGTCAGCTCGAGCAATACGTCCGTCGCGACGGCAACCGCCTCGACTTCGGCGCTGGCTGCCGTTCATGCCCTGTCTGTCTCGCAACTTGCCAAGTCGAGCACGGTCGTGTCAAAGCAGCTTACCTCTACAGGAACCGATGTGGCGGCGGCGGAGGGGGCCGGCGAGAAGAGTCTGAAGGTGACCTATGACGGCACCGATCCGGCGACGAGCGGTACGGCTGTCACGGTCAATGTCACGCTGAACGCCGGAGATACCAATAGCACGATCCTCACCAACCTTGCTACAGCAATCAACAACGATGCGACGCTCGGCGCCAAAGTCAGTGCCTCGGTAGTCAACGACACCTCCGGCACGAGTCGACTGGTCCTGACCAGCAAACAAACCGGCTTGGCCAACAAGGTTCGAACGGCCGACGCAACCGGCACCCTGCTCAGCGCGATTGAGCTCAACAGTGAGATCGCCTCGTCGGGGACGGCAGGCGGCTATCTCTTTGCCGATGCAACGCTTGACGCCAAGTTCAAGCTGGATGGCCTGGATATGACGCGGAGCAGCAACAGCGTCAGCGACGTTCTGACGGGGGTGACGATCAACCTGCTCGGGCTCTCGGCCTCTGATGTGACGCTCACGGTCAGCCAGGATAAGAGCGCGATAAAGGCGAGTGTTCAGGAGTTTCTGGACGCGTACAACAAGGCGTTGACCTTCTTACGGGAGCGGATCGCAGTGACGGTCAGCACGACGACCTCCGGGACCAGTTCCACAGAGGTGAATTCGGTCATCAGGGGCGCGTTGGCAAGTGAGACGACGTATGTCTCTTTGGTGTCGAATCTTAGGTCCGACGTCGGCAGCTCGGTGAGCGGTGTACAGACAGGCAATCCGGCTCTCTTGGCCGAGGTCGGGATCACGGCGGCCTCGAACGGAACCCTGTCCATCAGCGATACCAGCAAATTCGAGAGTGCGATTGCGACGAAACTCAGTGGGCTGATCGACCTCTTTGCTTTGGGGGGCGGCGTCTCCACACGGCTGATCGCCCGTCTGGATGGGTTTGTCAACGCCGGGGCGCTGATCGATGGTGGCCTCTCCTCAGTCACGTCGAAGACGAACAATATCAACCAGCAGATTACCCGGCTGCAAGAGCGACTGGACAAGCGGGAAGTGGCCCTGCGCAAACAACTGTTGGGTTTGCAAAAGGCGCTGAGCGTACTGAGTGCTCAACGATTTATTTTAGAGTAG